One Cervus canadensis isolate Bull #8, Minnesota chromosome 1, ASM1932006v1, whole genome shotgun sequence genomic window carries:
- the KRT20 gene encoding keratin, type I cytoskeletal 20, whose translation MDFNQRSSHRSLSSSSQGPALSMSSSIYRRGVTPSVYGGAGGHGTRISTSRHMVNYGSDPAGGNLFAGNEKMTMQNLNDRLASYLERVRSLEQSNSHLELQIKHWYETNTPSTSRDHSAYLEQIKELRDQIKDAQLQNARCVLQIDNAKLAIEDFRLKYEAEQGICQTVVADLNGLKRVFDDLILTKADLEIQIEELTKDLYVLQKEHEEEVRGLRAHLGNNVNVEVDAAPSLNLSAIMNEMRQKYDAMAQENLQKAKEQFDIQINDLQKQVTVSTEELKATKDQIKEQRHTHQVLEIELQSLLSMKEALERTLEETNARYSSHLAVIQAQLNSLEGQLVQVRTDTERQIHEYNILLDIKIRLEQEIATYRRLLEGEDVKEYQLSALDEAEIKKTRKIKTVVQEVVDGKVVSSEVKEVEESI comes from the exons ATGGATTTCAATCAGAGAAGCTCCCACCGAAGCCTGAGTTCCTCCTCCCAGGGCCCTGCGCTCAGCATGAGCAGCTCCATATATAGGAGGGGGGTCACACCCAGCGTGTATGGGGGTGCTGGAGGCCACGGCACCCGCATCTCAACGTCTAGACACATGGTAAACTATGGGAGCGACCCTGCTGGAGGAAACCTGTTTGCTGGCAATGAGAAGATGACCATGCAGAACCTAAATGACCGCCTAGCAAGCTACCTAGAAAGAGTGCGGTCACTGGAGCAGTCCAACTCCCACCTTGAACTGCAGATCAAGCACTGGTATGAAACCAACACGCCTAGCACCAGTCGGGACCACAGTGCCTATCTGGAACAAATCAAAGAGCTGCGGGATCAG ATTAAAGATGCTCAACTGCAGAATGCTCGATGTGTCCTGCAAATTGATAATGCTAAACTGGCTATCGAGGACTTCAGGCTGAA GTATGAAGCTGAGCAGGGGATTTGCCAAACAGTGGTGGCTGATCTTAATGGCCTGAAAAGGGTCTTTGATGACTTAATTCTAACAAAGGCAGACTTGGAGATTCAAATTGAAGAGCTGACTAAAGACCTGTATGTTCTCCAAAAAGAACATGAGGAG GAAGTGAGGGGTCTACGTGCTCATCTGGGCAATAATGTAAATGTAGAGGTGGATGCTGCTCCAAGCCTGAACCTCAGTGCCATCATGAATGAAATGAGGCAGAAATATGATGCCATGGCCCAGGAGAACCTTCAGAAAGCCAAAGAACAGTTTGACATACAG ATTAATGATCTGCAAAAGCAAGTCACAGTGAGCACTGAAGAGTTAAAAGCAACCAAGGATCAAATAAAAGAGCAGAGACACACCCACCAGGTCCTGGAAATAGAGCTCCAGTCCCTGCTCAGCATG AAAGAAGCTTTGGAGCGTACACTAGAGGAGACCAATGCTCGTTATAGCAGCCACTTGGCCGTAATCCAGGCACAGCTAAACTCCCTCGAGGGCCAACTGGTGCAGGTTCGGACCGACACAGAACGCCAGATCCATGAATATAATATCCTCCTTGACATAAAGATCCGGCTTGAGCAGGAAATTGCTACCTACCGCCGTCTTCTGGAAGGAGAAGATGTCAA AGAATATCAGTTAAGCGCTCTGGATGAGGCAG AGATAAAGAAAACCAGGAAGATTAAGACAGTCGTGCAAGAAGTAGTGGATGGCAAGGTTGTGTCATCTGAAGTCAAAGAAGTGGAAGAAAGTATATGA